A stretch of the Aphis gossypii isolate Hap1 chromosome 2, ASM2018417v2, whole genome shotgun sequence genome encodes the following:
- the LOC126549889 gene encoding uncharacterized protein LOC126549889, translated as MLNVHSLLKPPKSGNCKVDKENKSILDITDLKELMNDTSVRKEKVQKLKQKIAILIEEGDEDPEDIFLEHDYTKSTVFECVVYYLGGYLAKRLSKKNKCTLCISGLKNNNPEINTNKSELVEMKTRGFLTHPSGNMYNILQVLEASFQKHCSAPDVFENTYNEFLLASTNLKFPCENHKTGVMVEIFTSYICMRMRQYTYMENQKNKKLNRTKKKLSKLVSC; from the exons ATGTTAAATGTACATTCATTGTTAAAACCTCCTAAAAGTGGAAATTGTAAAGTAGacaaag aaaacaaatcaatattaGACATTACTGATTTAAAAGAATTGATGAATGACACATCAGtaagaaaagaaaaagttcaaaaattgaaacaaaaaatcgCTATTTTAATAGAAGAAGGTGATGAAGATCCTGAAGATATTTTTCTTGAACATGATTATACAAAAAGCACTGTTTTTGAatgtgttgtatattatttaggagG atACCTGGCCAAACgattgagtaaaaaaaataagtgcacattatgtataagtggattaaaaaataataatccagAAATAAACACTAATAAATCTGAACTTGTTGAAATGAAAACTAGAGGGTTTCTTACACACCCAAGtggaaatatgtataatattttacaagtgcTAGAGGctagttttcaaaaacattgtaGTGCTCCtgatgtatttgaaaatacgtACAATGAATTCCTTTTAGcttcaacaaatttaaaatttccatgTGAAAATCACAAGACTGGTGTGATGGTGGAAATATTCACTTCCTACATCTGTATGCGTATGAgacaatacacatatatgGAAAAccaaaagaacaaaaaattaaataggactaagaaaaaattatcaaagctTGTttcttgttaa
- the LOC126549890 gene encoding tigger transposable element-derived protein 6-like, with translation MTGSDKRKLLVVGKSLKPRCFKNMSINKMPVHYHANKNAWMTSTIFSNWLCEWDKELQTKSRSILLLIDNCAAHPKNVQLKNITLEFLPPNTTSLIQPLDMGIIKNLKVRYRTKLVHFILEKIEENLFEPSATANQISGKINILQAIQFVSESWREVSCSTIMNCFAHCGFSNFIGPQPELTELDEQFLFVQNHNEFGNIDENAPCFDDNEEICDVVVQNVLKKRKLEDDDEEEEEEEDTEPPVTAREAKKCIDLLQKFFMQEGNENSPSDKLEACAHFVNQIHTKQLRQRTITTFCIPSTSKN, from the coding sequence ATGACCGGGAGTGATAAAAGAAAGCTGCTAGTAGTGGGGAAAAGCTTAAAACCtcgatgttttaaaaatatgtctataaataaaatgccagtGCATTACCACGCGAATAAAAATGCATGGATGACTTCaaccatattttcaaactgGCTATGTGAATGGGATAAAGAATTGCAAACAAAATCTAGGTCCATACTTCTTCTTATTGATAACTGTGCTGCACATCCAAAAAACGTTCAACTCAAAAACATCACTTTAGAATTTTTGCCACCAAATACGACATCCTTAATACAACCATTAGATATGGGTATTATCAAAAACCTCAAGGTGAGATATAGAACGAAACTAGTTCATTTTATTCTAGAAAAGATAGAGGAAAACCTATTTGAACCATCTGCAACTGCTAATCAAATAAGTggcaaaataaacatattgcaAGCGATACAGTTTGTATCCGAGAGTTGGCGAGAAGTTAGCTGCTCAACTATTATGAATTGTTTCGCTCATTGtggattttctaattttattggtCCACAACCTGAGTTGACTGAGTTGGatgaacaatttttgtttgttcaaAACCATAACGAATTTGGAAACATTGATGAAAATGCTCCTTGTTTTGATGATAATGAAGAAATTTGTGATGTTGTAGTACaaaatgttcttaaaaaaaGGAAGTTAGAAGATGATgatgaagaagaagaagaagaagaagatacCGAACCACCAGTTACAGCTAGAGAGGCTAAAAAGTGCATTGATTTGTTGCAGAAGTTCTTCATGCAAGAGGGTAACGAAAATAGTCCGTCCGATAAGCTTGAAGCGTGTGCCCATTTTGTCAACCAGATCCACACTAAACAGCTTAGACAACGAACAATTACAACGTTTTGTATACCTTCCACatccaaaaattaa
- the LOC126549891 gene encoding 52 kDa repressor of the inhibitor of the protein kinase-like: MLIPIVQFLEDMTINTDGNILSKCNELLHSILTFEFILALEVAVEILSLTLLISRKLQDPGLDLTKCIEIIQTVLDVLKNKRQNATFNNIFNRAVSKAENLNIEVKTPRICKRQINRSNNITSSPEEYYKITVYFTVLDNFITPIQSKFFDNQNPILFKIQQLIPYYLHNKSEGHIIEGATFYEADLPESIDELKGEIALWQLHWTQQPVKKEKINTAIDAFKETEDGYFPNIRQLILILAILPVTTSTSERPLAKTH, encoded by the exons ATGCTTATAcctattgtacaatttttggAAGACATGACAATTAATACGGATGGAAATATACTTTCTAAATGTAATGAACTTCTTCATTCAATATTgacttttgaatttattttggcCTTGGAAGTAGCAGTAGAAATATTGTCTTTGACTTTACTAATATCACGTAAATTACAAGACCCTGGTTTGGATTTGACTAAATGCATTGAAATTATACAGACTGTATTAGATgttcttaaaaacaaaagacaAAATGcaacatttaataacatttttaatcgaGCCGTATCAAAAgccgaaaatttaaatattgaagttaaaaCACCACGAATATGCAAACGACAAATAAATCGATCAAACAACATTACTTCAAGTCctgaagaatattataaaattacggtATACTTCACAGTTTTGGACAATTTCATAACACCTATTCAATCCAAGTTTTTTGACAACCAAaatccaatattatttaaaatccaaCAACTGATaccttattatttacacaataaatcTGAAGGACATATTATAGAAGGTGCCACTTTTTATGAAGCAGATTTGCCTGAATCCATTGACGAATTAAAag gTGAAATTGCATTGTGGCAGCTGCATTGGACTCAACAACCagtaaaaaaggaaaaaataaatacagcaATAGATGCATTCAAAGAAACTGAAGATGGGTATTTTCCAAACATTCGTCAACTTATACTAATTTTAGCAATATTACCAGTAACAACATCGACAAGTGAGCGGCCTTTAGCTAAAACGCATTAA